From one Colletotrichum destructivum chromosome 3, complete sequence genomic stretch:
- a CDS encoding Putative mini-chromosome maintenance protein, with the protein MDRQSVYSAHVFEPSFGQNEDTRIQIQTQLENFVLHFRHDNDYIYRNQLKENALLKKYYCDVNVTDLINYNEELAHRLVTEPAEIIPLFEAALKKCTHRIVFPQLTKVDLPEHQLLLHSSAEDVSIRNLDSMTISRLVRVPGIVIGASVMSSKATELSIQCRNCAHSSTLPVLGGFTGVTLPRQCGRQRIPNDPTPKCPLDPYFVLHEKSRFVDQQIIKLQEAPDQVPVGELPRHVLISADRYLTNRVVPGSRCTVMGIFSIYQNKASKNSNTGGAVAIRTPYLRAVGIQTDIDQTARGQALFSDEEEQEFLEMSRRPDLYSIMADCIAPSIYGNRDIKKAILCLLLGGSKKILPDGMKLRGDINVLLLGDPGTAKSQLLKFVEKCAPIAIYTSGKGSSAAGLTASVQRDHSTREFYLEGGAMVLADGGVVCIDEFDKMRDEDRVAIHEAMEQQTISIAKAGITTILNARTSVLAAANPIFGRYDDMKTPGENIDFQTTILSRFDMIFIVKDEHTREKDERIAKHVMGIHMGGRGVEEQVESEIPVDKMKRYLSYCKSRMAPRLSPEAAEKLSSHFVSIRRQVHAAEMEANTRSSIPITVRQLEAIVRITESLAKLTLSPIATEEHVDEAIRLFLCSTMDAVNQGSNQGSKELNEEVSRLEIELKRRLAVGWGTSLASLRREMVEQKGYSEQALNRTLMIMQRRDTIMFRNQGAQVYRNAI; encoded by the exons ATGGATAGACAGTCAGTGTACTCCGCTCACGTCTTTGAGCCGAGCTTTGGTCAGAACGAGGACACTCGGATCCAAATCCAAACGCAACTGGAGAACTTTGTACTGCACTTCAGACACGACAACGACTACATCTACAG AAACCAACTAAAGGAAAATGCTCTACTCAAGAAGTACTACTGCGATGTCAACGTCACCGACCTGATCAACTACAACGAGGAGCTGGCGCATAGGCTGGTGACGGAGCCCGCAGAAATCATTCCCCTG TTCGAGGCTGCCCTCAAAAAATGCACTCACCGAATCGTCTTCCCTCAACTGACGAAAGTCGACTTGCCGGAACATCAGCTTCTCCTTCACTCGAGCGCCGAGGATGTATCAATTCGCAACCTGGACTCGATGACGATCTCTCGTCTCGTCAGAGTGCCGGGGATCGTCATCGGAGCTTCTGTTATGTCGTCGAAAGCCACTGAATTGTCCATTCAGTGTCGCAACTGTGCACACTCCTCTACGCTTCCAGTTCTGGGAGGGTTCACCGGCGTCACCCTCCCAAGACAGTGCGGCAGACAGAGAATCCCCAACGACCCTACTCCCAAATGCCCTCTCGACCCATACTTCGTCCTCCACGAGAAATCGAGATTCGTCGACCAGCAGATTATCAAACTTCAAGAGGCACCTGACCAGGTGCCCGTGGGAGAGCTTCCGCGACACGTCCTCATTTCAGCTGATCGTTACTTGACCAACCGCGTGGTTCCGGGCTCGAGATGTACGGTTATGGGCATCTTCTCGATCTACCAGAACAAGGCCTCGAAAAACTCCAACACTGGCGGCGCGGTAGCCATTCGGACTCCTTACCTCCGGGCGGTGGGCATCCAAACAGACATCGACCAGACTGCCAGAGGCCAGGCGCTCTTCtctgacgaagaagaacaagagtTCCTCGAGATGAGCAGGCGACCGGATCTGTACAGCATCATGGCAGACTGCATAGCTCCGTCCATCTACGGCAATCGCGACATCAAGAAGGCTATTTTGTGTCTGCTGCTAGGCGGCTCTAAGAAGATATTGCCTGACGGCATGAAGCTTCGTGGAGACATCAATGTTCTGCTGCTTGGTGATCCCGGTACCGCCAAGTCACAACTGCTGAAGTTTGTCGAAAAGTGTGCGCCCATTGCCATTTATACGTCCGGTAAGGGCTCTTCCGCAGCCGGTCTTACGGCCTCAGTACAACGCGACCACTCAACTCGGGAATTCTATCTTGAAGGAGGCGCCATGGTTCTTGCAGACGGCGGTGTCGTCTGCATCGACGAGTTCGACAAGATGCGTGACGAGGATCGTGTGGCCATCCACGAGGCTATGGAACAACAAACCATCtccatcgccaaggccggTATCACCACTATCCTCAACGCAAGAACATCGGTTCTGGCTGCTGCCAATCCAATTTTTGGCCGTTACGACGACATGAAGACCCCTGGCGAGAATATCGACTTCCAGACCACCATTTTGTCTCGTTTCGACATGATTTTCATCGTCAAGGACGAACACACGCGGGAGAAGGACGAGAGAATAGCAAAACACGTTATGGGCATTCACATGGGGGGCCGAGGTGTTGAGGAGCAAGTCGAGTCTGAGATACCCGTTGACAAGATGAAGAGGTATCTCAGCTACTGCAAATC ACGAATGGCTCCTCGTCTCAGCCCCGAAGCAGCCGAGAAGCTCTCCTCTCACTTCGTGTCCATTCGAAGACAGGTCCacgcggccgagatggaagCTAATACGCGGTCTTCCATTCCGATCACCGTCCGTCAATTAGAGGCTATCGTCCGCATCACAGAGTCACTAGCCAAGCTGACCTTGTCTCCTATCGCGACTGAAGAGCATGTGGATGAAGCCATCAGGCTTTTCCTCTGCTCTACTATGGATGCCGTCAACCAGGGCAGCAACCAGGGAAGCAAGGAGCTCAACGAGGAAGTTAGCAGGTTGGAGATAGAGCTCAAGCGGCGTCTCGCGGTTGGATGGGGCACCAGCTTGGCCAGCCTGCGGCGCGAGATGGTTGAGCAGAAAGGTTACAGCGAGCAGGCTCTTAACAGGACGTTGATGATCATGCAAAGGAGGGATACTATCATGTTCCGGAACCAAGGAGCGCAGGTTTATAGAAACGCTATCTGA
- a CDS encoding uncharacterized protein (Putative mediator complex, subunit Med19, fungi) produces the protein MSFHPRTPQSPSQFSPGTSDLTSSMNSSVQSTTTTLPTPAHSVNGSASQPSDMSQDIVMGDDSPHKRKRPLEDLGDREQKKVHIEDSKTGIEALHLDVGEKYLLCQTPHHERLPRITEDLFEMFNLTGIAAEVAREKPNGEKNALRKTYKGQIKKLGILGRFDSVAQDWDAPREREGDGGDKKRETYHGFRELLEIPDAEFWGTRKDPITNGLSGTVKSILNRATTMAKGPIPAKDWDSSVLGDLAPGSVDALKQGLAGKATAPGTPSATTPNPFARKQQQGPPGAVRPQRTTKKRGYGENTYEGYGEGFPDDGYSTGDGDDRGGQKRRKKVGDRSPMPSLSMSDLLQDGGNGQAFPNAMRPQGYGAVGA, from the exons ATGTCTTTCCACCCCCGAACCCCTCAAAGTCCTTCCCAGTTTTCTCCTGGCACTTCCGACCTCACGTCGAGTATGAACAGCTCCGTTCAGTCCACAACCACGACTCTGCCAACTCCCGCACACAGCGTAAACGGCAGCGCATCGCAGCCCTCCGATATGTCACAGGACATCGTTATGGGCGATGACTCGCCTCACAAGCGCAAGCGCCCACTCGAAGACTTGGGTGACCGAGAGCAGAAGAAAGTCCACATCGAGGATAGCAAAACTGGTATCGAGGCACTCCACTTGGATGTCGGAGAGAAATACCTACTTTGCCAAACTC CACACCACGAGAGATTGCCGCGTATCACTGAAGATCTCTTTGAGATGTTCAACTTAACGGGCATTGCTGCAGAGGTCGCTCGCGAGAAGCCCAACGGTGAGAAGAATGCTCTGCGCAAGACCTATAAGGGTCAGATCAAGAAACTCGGAatcctcggccgcttcgaCTCTGTCGCCCAGGACTGGGACGCACCCAGAGAAAGGGAAGGTGATGGTGGCgacaagaagagagagacataTCACGGCTTCCGAGAACTGCTGGAGATCCCCGATGCAGAGTTTTGGGGCACACGGAAAGACCCGATCACTAACGGTCTGTCGGGTACCGTCAAGTCCATTTTGAACAGAGCCACAACGATGGCCAAGGGGCCAATTCCTGCCAAGGACTGGGACAGCTCGGTGCTTGGAGATCTTGCCCCCGGCAGTGTCGACGCCTTGAAACAGGGTCTTGCTGGCAAGGCAACGGCGCCTGGCACGCCGTCAGCAACCACACCCAACCCTTTCGCGCGGAAGCAGCAACAGGGACCTCCGGGTGCTGTCCGTCCTCAGCGAACCACGAAGAAGCGGGGCTATGGCGAGAACACATACGAGGGCTATGGCGAAGGCTTCCCTGATGATGGCTACTCTAcgggagacggcgacgacaggGGAGGCCAGAAGCGCCGAAAGAAGGTTGGTGACAGATCGCCCATGCCGTCTCTGTCCATGTCTGACCTGTTACAGGATGGCGGTAATGGCCAAGCGTTCCCGAACGCGATGCGTCCGCAAGGCTACGGGGCTGTGGGCGCTTAG
- a CDS encoding Putative alpha/Beta hydrolase: MAGYTSYDGSSSSAAPPPPYSVTASASGSGNFGSTSSSLFAPPPTTAHAAHGESHAGPSSGFPSGGYGPSTPDYLGIVDSKRRLADPRSSSAHSLAPSTKDRDGVTRRTLLIIYIHGFYGNESSFRSFPAHVHNYLKDALAETHVVHSKIYPRYKTYKAIDVARDNFSQWLEPHESDSTDVILIGHSMGGLLAAEVAMMPNRHPYRRHPYKHRILGTISLDSPFLGLHPGIIVAGISSLFRPASPAEEQPDQFDPSSNSLSPDHSALTSPNPSMYTLETNSSLGAELSPHASNTPSLSSNGPPQRPDPTFNPPFFNDLNLKDRPFMRRLGHFAKKHSREGIWDATKNHVMSHLEYGGCLADYPGLNARYNKLRAMESVDPLQHMSAGNNYGYANQPPPVRVRFINYYTLSTGRPKKPKTPDSPKSPESLGSPEERFVSGHPNTLEVGSRLSPPTSMTPRISVEDSDDGKSMELLEPIPMDDVDERLSTLHEEQQARFNLESMEASKSTEALRRGLSQEAPEPKGKGKERLDNTIDSYESPTTEQRNVAAVGGGEGGALKPDPTGDEIDEPELPPIPDLPEQPTPPDLDKYTDKDARKQAEKEGKRAQKTYEHAVKSRDKAIKERQKLVEKRRKKAEKEAQKEAQRIEKEEQRLQKEEQKKMQEEEAARRKAAEEAQRQETQAEGEARRLAEEAQRMEREARRMRGEPPEPEPEKQTEAGREAEIEAHIAATVIAGAAAAAPASVTAQASRPPAATASSTASVNTTQTGSGSTAATRSRAPPAAAADPGKPKKERKFCTLPRKVNGRRDETWLPVYMEGMDEVGAHCGLFLAGPHYDGLIGDVGERILGWVQDDLSVRAILEMS; encoded by the exons AGCGGCGCCTGGCCGATCCTAGGTCGTCATCGGCTCACTCACTTGCCCCGTCCACAAAGGACCGTGACGGTGTCACCCGCCGGACCTTGCTCATCATTTACATCCACGGCTTCTACGGCAACGAGTCATCCTTCAGGTCCTTTCCAGCTCACGTCCATAACTACCTGAAGGACGCGCTTGCGGAGACCCACGTCGTCCACTCCAAGATCTACCCCCGTTACAAGACATACAAGGCCATCGATGTGGCTCGCGATAACTTCAGCCAGTGGCTGGAGCCCCACGAGTCCGACTCTACCGACGTTATTCTCATCGGCCACTCCATGGGTGGTTTACTTGCCGCAGAGGTTGCCATGATG CCTAATCGGCATCCCTATAGGCGCCACCCGTACAAGCACCGCATCCTTGGCACCATTTCCCTCGACTCGCCCTTTCTCGGACTCCATCCCGGAATCATCGTGGCAGGAATCTCTAGTCTGTTCAGACCGGCTTCGCCTGCTGAGGAACAACCTGATCAATTCGATCCCTCGTCAAACTCCTTGAGCCCCGACCACTCCGCCTTGACCAGTCCCAACCCCTCCATGTACACCCTGGAGACGAACAGTTCGTTGGGCGCTGAGCTCTCTCCTCACGCAAGCAACACCCCGTCTTTGTCCTCGAATGGCCCTCCTCAGCGGCCGGACCCTACCTTCAACCCACCCTTTTTCAACGACCTGAACCTGAAAGACCGTCCCTTTATGAGGCGCCTAGGTCATTTTGCCAAGAAGCACAGTCGCGAGGGTATTTGGGACGCCACCAAGAACCACGTCATGTCTCACCTCGAATACGGCGGCTGCCTGGCTGACTACCCCGGCTTGAACGCCCGCTACAACAAGCTGCGCGCCATGGAGAGCGTTGACCCGCTGCAGCACATGAGCGCCGGCAACAACTACGGCTATGCGAACCAGCCTCCCCCCGTGCGCGTGCGGTTCATCAACTATTACACCCTCAGCACGGGAAGGCCGAAGAAGCCAAAGACACCGGACTCGCCCAAATCACCAGAGTCTCTAGGATCTCCCGAAGAGAGGTTCGTCTCCGGCCACCCGAACACGCTCGAAGTTGGCTCTCGGCTCTctccgccgacgtcgatgacgccCAGGATCTCAGTCGAGGATTCCGATGATGGGAAGAGTATGGAACTCCTGGAACCGATTCCGATGGACGACGTGGACGAAAGGCTTTCGACGCTCCATGAGGAACAACAGGCGAGATTTAACCTCGAGTCCATGGAAGCCTCGAAATCGACAGAGGCCCTTCGACGCGGCTTGTCCCAGGAAGCACCAGAGCCAAAAGGCAAGGGAAAGGAGAGGCTGGACAACACTATCGACTCCTACGAATCGCCCACGACTGAGCAGAGAAACGTTGCAGCTGTCGGCGGAGGTGAAGGGGGAGCCCTCAAGCCGGATCCAACGGGTGATGAGATAGATGAGCCGGAACTTCCTCCCATCCCCGACCTACCCGAGCAACCAACGCCTCCTGATCTGGATAAGTACACAGACAAAGACGCCCGgaagcaggccgagaaggaggggaaaCGGGCGCAAAAGACGTACGAGCACGCCGTCAAGAGCAGGgacaaggccatcaaggagcgccagaagctcgtcgagaagcgGCGCAAAAAGGCGGAGAAGGAAGCCCAGAAGGAGGCCCAGAggatcgagaaggaggaacaAAGACTGCAGAAAGAGGAGCAGAAGAAAatgcaggaggaggaggccgcccGGAGGAAGGCGGCCGAAGAGGCCCAAAGGCAGGAGAcgcaggccgagggcgaagcGCGTAGGCTCGCGGAGGAAGCCCAGCggatggagagggaggcTCGGAGAATGCGGGGAGAGccgcccgagcccgagcccgagaagcAGACAGAGGCCGGTCGAGAAGCCGAGATCGAAGCCCACATAGCGGCGACGGTGATTGCCGGAGCCGCGGCCGCAGCGCCAGCGTCGGTCACGGCGCAGGCAAGCAGACCGCCGGCCGCCACAGCATCGTCGACCGCGTCCGTCAACACGACGCAGACGGGCAGTGgctccaccgccgccaccagatccagggcgccgcccgcagcggcagcggaCCCGGgcaagcccaagaaggagCGCAAGTTCTGCACGCTGCCGCGAAAGGTCAACGGCCGGCGCGACGAGACGTGGCTCCCCGTCTACATGGAGGGcatggacgaggtcggcgcccACTGCGGCCTGTTCCTGGCCGGGCCACACTACGACGGGCTTATCGGCGACGTGGGCGAACGCATCCTGGGATGGGTCCAGGATGACCTCAGTGTTAGAGCGATATTGGAAATGTCATGA
- a CDS encoding Putative vacuolar protein sorting-associated protein, with product MYSSPPGARRSVDTISSLSPPPTRGEFPFHKSTRTCSPKPHRETGLDCELHTLSRGLSRYFIQQLGDSRAGIWAKRYSISTLLQPPIVRTGLQPHTSAPASSAHKPPTARDIPPVTLTNIPHIDPAEFKPYLSQVGALYEQLRRVKEQEEERPGSSSRRSSKHDDFADPLDEGHLKPAGRLPGRRKSSIASIASISSIDGPGPLRRSSSGFNRKGGHGPPPLSTIPNVYFDDDFHLENPRIFDVVSERSEVVPPAPGSADDKAGNNGSVVAPRKALATNAILQEKLSWYMDTIEVHLINSISTASTTFFTALGSLRELHSEAAESVDRIKALRKELEALDEEIATRGLNIVQKRRRRENVQALNDAVLQLRHIVEGVVSCESLVDAGEVDKALSSIDTLELLIAGEHDESLEAEPPVLPLSRLRDLRGATALQGVNDDLQQLRSRIGKAYESKVQSLLLADLRRHVESVQSRDVLLRWGSSSLRARGGTARDTTGPPAYLTSTQELRKAIMPNLLGLHRAQHISTAIAGYREAVLREIRNLIRRPLPSPNDDDNESMMSASTMSGGRNLSNQEKSSILARNLRALDPKDAEDLLKTVYIGVTETLRRLTTQVKVLLDIASCLTEEATAAGLKSPPIRSPLASPTPFDREFPRFDDSPSFEVQEEIHKAMDIANLVGQAVDVAQDKIVKVLKVRSEQSTHLSLTWFLRYFTLNLFFANECEAISGRSGTALKTLVNGHIKEFVQQHGDAEKQKLAQGMESDQWSAKDFNEKDKALLDQVLESSTKDAVAWSDGSKIWDENHEEDGSNGATMEPPETNGTGGKEKARTAEVESETFLLPNSAILCLEGISHFLHLIGGIPSMAADVAASLITYLQLFNSRCTQLILGAGATRSAGLKNITTRHLALASQALSFIVTLIPHIREFVRRHAGSGAGVSSLMGEFDKVRRLFQEHQNSIYDKLVEIMSGRASQHSKSMKTIDWDHDEGQSVHAYMETLAKETTTLHRVLTKHLPETSVQLIMGPVFASYKDQFGKVFQAADPKTTVGRDSMLRDVDFFIAKLSKLDGFRDAGDYLKGIVNSKEIKSAAASPPPSEKQADGGSETTASARNSTAEPGSRQSAEGSPKAESPPAVEEPKQAS from the exons ATGTACTCCTCACCACCAGGCGCCCGGAGGTCGGTGGACACGATATCGTCGCTATCGCCTCCGCCCACACGCGGCGAGTTTCCATTCCACAAGTCA ACAAGGACATGCTCACCCAAACCACACCGCGAGACGGGGCTCGACTGCGAGCTCCATACACTCAGTCGGGGGCTCTCTCGATACTTCATCCAGCAGTTGGGCGACAGCCGTGCTGGAATCTGGGCAAAACGGTACT CCATATCAACCCTACTCCAACCGCCCATTGTCCGGACCGGCCTGCAGCCCCATACATCTGCCCCTGCTTCCAGCGCGCATAAACCTCCGACCGCTCGCGATATTCCTCCCGTGACCCTGACGAACATTCCCCATATCGATCCGGCCGAGTTCAAACCGTATCTGTCGCAGGTTGGCGCTCTCTACGAACAGCTTCGGCGAGTAaaggaacaagaagaagagcggcCCGGCTCCTCAAGCCGTCGATCCAGTAAACATGACGACTTCGCAGACCCCCTTGATGAGGGTCATCTGAAACCCGCGGGCCGACTGCCTGGAAGACGGAAATCGTCCATCGCGTCAATAGCATCGATATCTTCCATTGATGGGCCAGGGCCATTGCGACGCTCCAGCTCTGGATTTAACCGAAAGGGTGGACACGGCCCGCCCCCGTTGTCAACGATACCCAACGTCTACTTTGACGATGACTTTCACCTGGAAAACCCAAGAATCTTCGACGTTGTTAGCGAGAGGTCGGAGGTTGTGCCGCCTGCACCAGGAAGTGCAGACGACAAGGCTGGCAACAACGGGAGTGTTGTAGCTCCCCGGAAGGCTTTGGCTACGAATGCAATCCTGCAAGAGAAACTCTCCTGGTACATGGACACTATAGAGGTTCATTTGATCAACTCCATATCGACTGCGTCAACGACCTTCTTCACCGCACTCGGCTCACTACGCGAGTTGCATTCCGAGGCTGCAGAGTCAGTGGACCGCATCAAAGCGCTCCGAAAGGAactcgaggccctcgacgaggaaatCGCAACCCGGGGCTTGAACATAGTGCAGaagcgccggcgacgagaaaATGTGCAAGCCCTCAACGACGCCGTCCTACAGCTTCGGCACATTGTCGAGGGTGTTGTTTCGTGCGAGTCTCTGGTGGATGCTGGCGAAGTCGACAAGGCCTTGAGCAGTATAGACACCCTAGAGCTTCTTATAGCTGGTGAGCACGACGAATCTCTCGAAGCGGAACCTCCTGTGCTCCCGCTGTCACGCCTGAGAGACTTGAGGGGCGCAACAGCTTTGCAAGGCGTCAATGACGACCTGCAGCAACTGCGGTCCCGTATCGGGAAAGCTTACGAGTCCAAGGTACAGAGCTTGTTGCTCGCCGATTTACGAAGACACGTCGAGTCGGTTCAGAGCCGTGACGTACTCCTCCGTTGGGGCAGCTCGTCGTTGCGGGCGAGGGGTGGCACCGCAAGAGACACGACTGGACCACCGGCCTATCTCACCTCCACACAGGAACTGCGCAAAGCCATCATGCCGaacctcctcggccttcatCGGGCCCAGCACATTTCTACAGCGATTGCAGGCTACCGGGAGGCTGTACTGCGCGAAATCCGGAACCTCATTCGCCGACCGTTGCCCAGCCCCAacgatgacgacaacgaATCCATGATGTCCGCTTCAACAATGAGCGGCGGACGAAACCTATCCAATCAAGAGAAATCATCCATTCTGGCGAGGAACCTTCGGGCACTCGATCCTAAAGATGCTGAAGACCTGCTGAAAACGGTGTACATTGGCGTCACCGAGACGCTCCGTAGGCTAACGACACAGGTCAAGGTGCTTCTCGACATAGCGAGCTGTTTGACAGAAGAAGCTACCGCTGCTGGTCTCAAGTCGCCACCTATACGCTCGCCCCTTGCGAGCCCAACGCCGTTCGACCGGGAATTTCCCCGGTTCGACGACTCTCCCAGCTTCGAAGTTCAGGAAGAGATCCACAAGGCTATGGACATTGCCAATCTGGTGGGAcaggccgtcgacgtggCTCAAGACAAGATCGTGAAAGTGTTGAAGGTGCGCTCGGAGCAGAGCACACATCTGAGCCTGACTTGGTTCCTTCGTTACTTCACACTCaatctcttcttcgccaacgaATGCGAGGCGATCTCGGGACGCAGCGGCACGGCGTTGAAGACTCTGGTCAACGGCCACATCAAGGAGTTCGTGCAGCAACACGGCGACGCGGAGAAACAGAAGCTGGCGCAGGGCATGGAGTCGGACCAATGGAGCGCCAAAGACTTCAACGAGAAGGATAAGGCTCTTCTTGATCAAGTGCTCGAGAGCAGTACCAAGGACGCAGTAGCGTGGTCAGACGGCAGCAAGATCTGGGATGAGAACCATGAGGAGGACGGCTCGAACGGAGCCACGATGGAGCCGCCCGAAACAAATGGGACTGGCGGGAAAGAAAAGGCGCGGACTGCAGAGGTCGAGAGCGAGACGTTTCTGCTGCCCAACTCTGCCATACTCTGCCTTGAGGGCATCTCGCATTTTCTTCACCTCATCGGTGGGATTCCGtccatggccgccgacgtcgccgcctcccttATCACATATCTGCAGCTCTTCAACTCTCGCTGCACCCAACTCATCCTCGGTGCAGGTGCCACTCGGTCTGCTGGTCTGAAGAACATCACGACGAGACATCTGGCCTTGGCATCTCAGGCGTTGTCATTCATTGTAACATTGATCCCCCACATTCGGGAGTTCGTCCGGCGGCACGCTGGCTCAGGAGCCGGTGTGTCGAGTCTGATGGGAGAGTTCGATAAGGTTAGGCGCCTGTTCCAGGAACATCAGAACAGCATCTACGACAAGCTGGTCGAGATCATGAGCGGACGCGCATCGCAGCACTCCAAGTCCATGAAGACGATCGACTGGGACCACGACGAAGGCCAGTCGGTACACGCATACATGGAGACGCTGGCCAAAGAAACCACCACTCTACACAGGGTGCTGACTAAACACCTGCCAGAAACCTCGGTGCAGCTGATCATGGGCCCTGTCTTCGCAAGCTACAAGGACCAGTTCGGCAAGGTCTTCCAAGCCGCGGACCCAAAGACGACTGTTGGTCGTGACAG CATGCTCCGAGACGTGGATTTCTTCATAGCGAAACTCAGCAAACTGGACGGGTTCCGGGACGCGGGCGATTACTTGAAGGGCATTGTCAACTCCAAGGAGATTAAGAGCGCCGCCGCATCTCCACCACCGTCGGAAAAACAGGCAGACGGCGGATCGGAgacaacggcgtcggccaggAATTCGACGGCCGAGCCAGGAAGTAGACAGAGTGCAGAGGGGTCGCCGAAGGCcgagtcgccgccggctgtcGAAGAGCCCAAGCAGGCATCATGA